The Pontibacter pudoricolor genome contains a region encoding:
- the epsC gene encoding serine O-acetyltransferase EpsC, which yields MDKGFLAQLYEDHTHTRHLVPASATCHFAEAIIQLLFPPLSEKRYASLSDFEEHTQLLQQCLERILDGMQSALAESPAVLATAVMNELPQIHSMLLGDAEAITHGDPAAQSMEEVIRTYPGFKAVALYRLAHAMYRLGIPLLPRVISEFAHGRTGIDIHPGATIGAYFCIDHGTGVVIGETTIIGNYVKVYQGVTLGAISVEKSMANIKRHPTIEDHVVIYAGATILGGNTVIGTRSIIGGNVWLTESVPPYSRVYHHPQIKVRKAPEPENVLNFSI from the coding sequence ATGGATAAGGGTTTTTTAGCACAGCTGTACGAAGACCATACGCATACCCGTCACCTGGTTCCGGCCTCCGCTACCTGCCATTTTGCCGAAGCTATCATACAATTACTGTTTCCGCCACTTTCTGAAAAGCGCTATGCTTCTCTTTCTGATTTTGAAGAACATACCCAACTGTTGCAGCAATGCCTGGAACGGATATTGGACGGAATGCAGAGTGCGTTAGCGGAGTCGCCTGCCGTGCTCGCAACTGCCGTAATGAATGAGCTGCCACAGATACACAGCATGTTGTTGGGCGACGCAGAAGCTATTACACACGGCGACCCTGCAGCCCAGAGTATGGAAGAAGTGATCCGGACCTACCCGGGTTTTAAAGCGGTTGCACTTTATAGATTAGCACATGCCATGTACCGGTTAGGTATCCCATTATTGCCCCGTGTTATCTCAGAATTTGCGCATGGCCGCACCGGCATCGATATTCACCCCGGAGCAACTATAGGGGCGTACTTCTGCATCGATCACGGCACAGGCGTTGTAATAGGCGAGACAACTATAATCGGTAACTATGTGAAGGTGTATCAGGGTGTAACGCTTGGGGCTATCAGTGTAGAGAAAAGTATGGCCAATATAAAGCGCCATCCAACTATAGAAGACCATGTCGTGATCTATGCCGGCGCAACTATACTGGGCGGAAATACTGTAATAGGTACACGCAGTATTATCGGCGGTAATGTGTGGCTTACGGAAAGTGTTCCGCCTTATTCACGCGTTTATCATCATCCGCAAATAAAAGTACGCAAAGCACCCGAACCGGAAAACGTGCTCAATTTTTCTATTTAA
- the cysK gene encoding cysteine synthase A, with amino-acid sequence MKATTILDTIGRTPHVRVNKLFGDKAEVWMKLERSNPGGSIKDRIALAMIEDAEQKGILKEGSVIVEPTSGNTGVGLAMVAAVKGYQLILVMPESMSVERRRLMTAYGARLELTPREQGMKGAIERAKEILTEHESSWMPMQFENEANTQVHIETTAEEILQDFPEGFDYLITGVGTGGHITGVARVLKARNPDIKVFAVEPAASAVLSGGQPGPHPIQGVGAGFIPAIMDTTLLDGTIQVEANDAFDYARRAAREEGIFVGVSSGASLAAVAQKLKEIPEGARVLTFCYDTGERYLSVEGLFV; translated from the coding sequence ATGAAAGCTACCACTATACTTGACACAATAGGGCGTACACCACATGTGCGCGTCAATAAATTATTCGGCGATAAGGCAGAGGTCTGGATGAAACTGGAGCGCAGCAACCCGGGCGGGAGCATAAAGGACCGCATCGCGCTTGCCATGATTGAAGATGCCGAGCAGAAAGGTATACTGAAAGAAGGAAGTGTTATAGTTGAGCCAACGTCGGGAAACACGGGCGTAGGGCTGGCCATGGTAGCAGCTGTAAAAGGCTACCAGTTGATACTGGTTATGCCGGAATCGATGTCGGTGGAGCGCCGCAGACTGATGACTGCGTATGGGGCCAGGCTTGAACTTACTCCCCGGGAGCAGGGAATGAAAGGTGCTATTGAACGGGCCAAAGAGATATTAACCGAACACGAAAGTTCCTGGATGCCGATGCAGTTTGAGAACGAAGCCAATACCCAGGTGCACATCGAAACCACAGCTGAAGAGATTTTACAGGATTTCCCGGAGGGGTTTGACTACCTGATAACCGGCGTTGGAACTGGCGGGCATATTACCGGAGTGGCGCGGGTTCTGAAAGCCCGAAATCCTGATATAAAAGTTTTTGCAGTTGAACCTGCTGCCTCGGCAGTACTGAGCGGTGGACAGCCAGGACCACACCCGATACAGGGAGTGGGAGCAGGGTTTATACCTGCCATTATGGATACTACGCTGCTGGATGGCACTATACAAGTAGAAGCGAATGATGCCTTCGATTATGCCCGCAGGGCAGCCCGTGAAGAAGGTATCTTTGTAGGTGTGTCGTCGGGGGCATCGCTGGCAGCTGTTGCGCAAAAGTTAAAGGAAATACCCGAAGGTGCCCGCGTGCTTACTTTCTGTTACGACACCGGCGAACGATATCTTTCTGTGGAAGGACTTTTTGTTTAA
- a CDS encoding TonB-dependent receptor yields the protein MKNIYSTLCFLLALVLSVQSSFGQGTTTAAMNGVVKDHSGTALPGATVIVVHQPTNTQYVAPANSEGRYNIQNMRVGGPYTVKTSYVGYQEQLVENITLTLGQNYRLDLILNQSSTDLGEVEVVATQDKVINSDRTGAATSVSTEQIEALPTISRSLNDFTRLTPQASTAGAGTSFAGQSNKYNNFSIDGTVNNDVFGLSSNGTNGGQSGVQPISLDAIEAIQVVVAPFDVRQSGFTGGGINAITRSGSNNFEGSAYYFGNNESLVGKSNDAARAEYPEYTDYQVGARLGGALLKDKLFFFVNGEVTKKNQPLLFEPGTSTSNFTLDELNRIAAVAKRLGYDAGSFGAQTEETNSEKFFARLDWNITNNHQLTLRHSYVYGEDLDLSRNPNTVRFSNNAVFFPSTTNSTVAQLNSNFGGTFANEFVVGYTTVRDKRTYNGNPFPTVQLDLSGGRRVTLGSEAFSVRNQLDQDVLTITDNFNWFLGNHTITVGTHNEFYKTYNLFIRQEFGAYQYKSIEDWEKVGTAAEVAPYQFDRTYSLTDNRQQGSDFTAYQLGFYVQDEYAVMPNLKVTGGVRLDIPTFNDEPAVNQAFNTKFASRGLATNKTPGAQLMVSPRVGVNWDVFDDGNTQVRGGLGIFTGRAPFVWISNQYTNTGTVLGSVSQRGSNIPTLRFNPNPDTQPTSGSLGLNERVSEINITDPDFKFPQLFRANAAIDQRLPGNVIATLEGIYSKTMNNIYYQNLNLKENGKLEGKGDSRPIFKKDDANFNDIIYLTNTDQGYSYSVTGQLQKSFSSNLYGSVAYTYSRAQDANPGNSSQARSNWINVNQVYGLNDVRAAWADNDVRSRVIAALSYTLNYENGSATTISGFYNGQSGVPLSYIYNGDVNGDNGTTNDLVYIPRDKSEINFTGDQASKDAQWAAFNAYIESNEYLRERRGQYAERNGDRLPWSNQVDLRLMHEIKLNTTDENSHRLQFTFDVMNVGNLINKDWGRQYGASFNAYQLLDVEKSTAGTTTPAFTYTGKGLTDGKPYFVQDFTSRWRGQFGVRYIFGGK from the coding sequence ATGAAAAACATTTATAGTACTTTATGCTTTCTTTTAGCATTGGTATTGTCAGTTCAGTCCAGTTTTGGGCAGGGTACAACCACCGCCGCGATGAACGGTGTGGTAAAAGACCATAGTGGAACGGCACTGCCAGGAGCAACGGTAATTGTTGTCCATCAGCCAACAAATACCCAGTATGTAGCGCCTGCAAACTCTGAGGGGCGTTATAACATTCAGAACATGCGTGTTGGTGGTCCTTACACCGTTAAAACCTCTTATGTAGGTTATCAGGAGCAACTCGTAGAGAACATTACGTTAACATTAGGTCAGAACTACCGTCTTGACCTGATCTTAAACCAGAGCTCTACCGACCTTGGTGAGGTTGAAGTAGTTGCAACACAGGATAAAGTTATCAACTCTGACAGAACCGGCGCTGCTACCAGCGTTTCTACTGAGCAGATTGAGGCCTTACCTACTATTTCAAGAAGCTTAAATGACTTCACGCGTCTTACTCCACAGGCTTCTACAGCTGGTGCAGGTACGTCTTTCGCAGGTCAGAGCAACAAGTACAACAACTTCTCTATCGACGGTACTGTAAACAACGACGTATTCGGTTTGTCTTCAAACGGTACGAACGGTGGCCAGTCTGGTGTACAGCCTATCTCTCTGGATGCTATTGAAGCTATCCAGGTAGTAGTAGCTCCATTCGACGTTCGTCAGAGTGGTTTTACAGGTGGTGGTATCAACGCTATCACAAGAAGTGGCTCTAACAACTTCGAGGGTTCAGCTTATTACTTCGGTAACAACGAGAGCCTTGTAGGTAAGAGCAACGATGCAGCAAGAGCTGAGTATCCAGAGTACACAGATTACCAGGTAGGTGCAAGACTGGGTGGCGCTTTATTAAAAGACAAACTGTTCTTCTTCGTAAACGGTGAAGTAACAAAGAAAAACCAGCCGCTTTTATTTGAACCAGGTACATCTACATCAAACTTCACTCTAGATGAACTTAACAGAATTGCTGCAGTTGCAAAACGCTTAGGTTATGATGCAGGCAGCTTCGGCGCTCAGACTGAAGAGACAAACAGTGAAAAATTCTTTGCCCGTTTAGACTGGAACATCACAAACAACCACCAGTTAACACTACGTCATAGCTATGTATATGGCGAGGACCTGGACCTTTCCAGAAACCCTAACACAGTTCGTTTCTCAAACAACGCTGTGTTCTTCCCAAGCACAACTAACTCTACAGTAGCACAATTAAACAGCAACTTCGGTGGTACTTTCGCTAACGAATTTGTAGTTGGTTACACAACTGTAAGAGATAAAAGAACATACAATGGCAACCCTTTCCCAACTGTACAGTTAGACCTGTCTGGTGGTAGAAGAGTAACATTAGGTAGCGAGGCATTCTCTGTTCGTAACCAGTTAGACCAGGATGTTCTTACTATTACAGATAACTTCAACTGGTTCTTAGGTAACCACACAATTACTGTTGGTACACACAACGAGTTCTACAAAACTTACAACCTGTTCATTCGTCAGGAGTTTGGTGCTTACCAGTATAAGTCCATCGAAGACTGGGAGAAAGTTGGTACAGCTGCTGAAGTGGCACCTTACCAGTTCGACAGAACGTACTCTCTTACTGACAACCGTCAGCAAGGATCTGACTTTACTGCTTACCAGTTAGGTTTCTATGTTCAGGATGAATACGCTGTAATGCCAAACCTGAAAGTAACAGGTGGTGTTCGTTTAGATATCCCGACTTTCAACGATGAGCCAGCAGTTAACCAGGCGTTCAACACTAAGTTTGCCAGCCGTGGCTTAGCTACAAACAAAACTCCGGGTGCTCAGCTTATGGTATCTCCAAGAGTTGGTGTAAACTGGGATGTATTTGATGATGGTAACACACAGGTACGTGGTGGTTTAGGTATATTCACCGGTAGAGCACCATTCGTATGGATCTCTAACCAGTACACAAACACTGGTACAGTACTTGGTAGCGTTAGCCAGAGAGGTTCAAATATACCAACACTGCGTTTCAACCCTAACCCGGATACGCAGCCTACTTCAGGTTCACTTGGCCTGAACGAAAGAGTATCAGAAATCAACATCACTGACCCTGACTTCAAATTCCCTCAGTTGTTCAGAGCAAACGCTGCTATTGACCAGAGACTTCCAGGTAACGTTATCGCTACTTTAGAAGGTATTTACTCTAAGACAATGAACAACATTTACTATCAGAACCTAAACCTGAAAGAAAATGGTAAGCTTGAAGGTAAAGGTGACTCACGCCCTATCTTTAAAAAGGATGATGCTAATTTCAACGACATTATCTATTTAACAAATACAGATCAGGGTTACTCTTACAGCGTTACAGGTCAGTTACAGAAGTCTTTCTCTTCTAACCTGTATGGTTCAGTAGCTTACACTTACTCAAGAGCTCAGGATGCTAACCCAGGTAACTCCAGCCAGGCACGTTCTAACTGGATCAACGTTAACCAGGTTTACGGTCTGAATGATGTAAGAGCTGCATGGGCTGATAACGATGTTCGTTCACGTGTAATTGCTGCTCTTAGCTACACACTGAACTACGAAAACGGTTCAGCAACTACAATCTCTGGTTTCTATAACGGTCAGTCTGGTGTTCCGCTTTCTTACATCTATAACGGTGATGTAAACGGCGACAACGGTACTACTAACGACCTTGTATACATCCCGCGCGATAAGAGCGAAATCAACTTTACTGGTGATCAAGCTTCTAAAGATGCACAGTGGGCTGCTTTCAATGCTTACATCGAGAGCAACGAATACTTAAGAGAGAGAAGAGGCCAGTATGCAGAGCGTAACGGCGACAGATTACCTTGGTCTAACCAGGTAGACCTGCGCTTAATGCACGAAATTAAGCTGAACACAACTGATGAGAACTCTCACAGACTTCAGTTCACTTTCGACGTAATGAACGTTGGTAACCTGATCAACAAGGATTGGGGTCGTCAGTATGGCGCTAGCTTCAATGCTTACCAGTTGTTAGACGTAGAGAAGAGCACTGCTGGTACTACTACTCCTGCTTTCACTTATACAGGTAAAGGTTTAACAGATGGCAAGCCTTACTTCGTACAGGATTTCACTTCTCGTTGGAGAGGTCAGTTTGGTGTACGTTACATCTTCGGAGGTAAATAA
- a CDS encoding TonB-dependent receptor — MKHFYTFILLCTFFLLQSQLAWGQGATTAALNGTVKDQSGTPLPGATIIAVHNPTNTQYVATTNADGYFNIQNMRVGGPYTVRTSYVGYQEQRSENVTLALGQSTRVDFTLTESSRELGEIEIVGEQNDVFNQDRTGAATNVSREQIERLPTLSRSIQDFTRLTPQASGNSIGGSSNRYNNITIDGAVNNDVFGLSGSGTPGGSAGTQPISLDAIQEIQVVIAPYDVKQGNFTGGGINAVTRSGTNKFSGSVYGFGRNQDIIGKAVEGPRVKADEFKNYQYGVRIGGPIIPDKLFFFTNYDATRITEPVRFAPGSAESQIPLSAAQDLATFVRETYNYDVGSFGGFDRDTESDKLFARLDWNITNNHSLTLRHNYIDAFQVSFSRSRAEARFGNNAYQFNSKTNSTVAELNSRISNSFSNNLIIGYSRIRENRETFGQLFPQVTIFDPVGTLVFGSERSSTANELDQDIFEFTDNFSYLVGKHNFTVGTHNEFFKFRNLFINNLNGRWDFNSIEDFIANNPSRVRAGYSLSNNPRPAAEFNAAQLGFYLQDEYTASERLKLTLGLRVDIPVFPDKPERNTKLESDFGTLYPGLRTDRTSSGQVLWAPRFGFNFTPTEDRTLQVRGGTGIFTGRVPFVWMSNQFVNTGTILGTIDVSNPDEFIPDPNKQTDAGPPVQTVEVNVINDNFKLPRVWRSNLAFDYTLPLEIIATIEGIYSKTLNDVVYRDLNLVDPIGKLAGPDNRNIFSDADNSRRRNGDYTNVILLDNTDKGYRYSLTGQLRKDFTNGLNTSIAYTYGKSKDVNSGTSSTALSNYEFNQIVNNPNDPELEYSRYDVRHRIVGTGGYTFRFGENLATGISLFYQGQSGLPITFVYSRDLNGDGNIANDLIYVPRDQSDIILVPFTDRAGAVIPGSATPQEQWEALDALIRSDDYLSDRRGQYAERYGGRMPWTHQFDLRLLQDFYFTSGENKHTFQITFDIFNVGNLINKDWGRQYFVNNNANELIRFAGLNAAGVPTFTFNTNTRIYNISQFDSRWQGQLGLRYIFN, encoded by the coding sequence ATGAAACATTTCTACACTTTCATACTTCTGTGCACGTTCTTTTTGCTCCAATCACAGTTAGCCTGGGGGCAGGGCGCCACAACGGCCGCCCTGAACGGGACAGTAAAAGACCAGAGCGGCACGCCACTACCTGGGGCCACCATCATTGCGGTTCACAATCCGACAAACACTCAATATGTTGCCACTACTAACGCGGATGGGTATTTTAATATCCAGAACATGCGTGTGGGTGGCCCTTATACTGTACGCACATCTTATGTAGGCTACCAGGAACAACGCTCGGAGAACGTAACACTTGCGTTGGGGCAGTCTACGAGAGTTGACTTTACATTAACAGAGAGCAGCCGCGAGCTGGGCGAAATAGAGATTGTTGGTGAGCAGAATGATGTTTTTAACCAGGACCGCACAGGCGCAGCTACCAACGTATCGCGGGAGCAGATAGAACGGTTACCAACGCTGAGCCGCAGTATCCAGGATTTTACCCGGCTTACTCCCCAGGCATCCGGCAACTCTATCGGTGGTTCCAGCAACCGCTATAACAACATAACCATAGATGGCGCTGTAAACAATGATGTGTTTGGTCTATCAGGTAGTGGTACGCCCGGTGGCTCGGCCGGCACGCAGCCAATTTCATTAGATGCCATACAGGAGATACAGGTAGTTATAGCCCCTTACGATGTAAAGCAAGGCAACTTTACGGGGGGTGGTATAAATGCCGTTACCCGTTCGGGCACCAATAAATTCTCTGGTTCTGTATATGGTTTTGGCCGTAACCAGGATATAATCGGTAAGGCTGTGGAAGGCCCACGGGTTAAAGCAGATGAGTTCAAGAATTATCAGTATGGCGTTCGGATAGGCGGGCCTATCATTCCGGATAAGTTATTCTTTTTTACCAACTATGATGCCACCCGCATAACCGAACCCGTTCGTTTTGCACCAGGCTCCGCAGAATCGCAGATACCCCTTAGCGCAGCACAGGATCTGGCTACCTTCGTAAGAGAAACTTACAATTATGATGTGGGTTCGTTCGGAGGTTTCGACAGAGATACGGAAAGCGACAAGCTATTTGCCCGCCTCGACTGGAATATTACCAATAACCACTCCCTGACACTACGCCACAATTACATCGACGCGTTTCAGGTTTCATTTTCGAGAAGCCGTGCCGAGGCTCGTTTTGGAAACAACGCCTACCAGTTTAACAGCAAAACAAACTCTACGGTAGCTGAACTTAACAGCCGTATATCAAACAGTTTTTCTAATAACCTGATCATAGGGTATTCCAGGATAAGGGAAAATCGCGAAACTTTTGGTCAGCTCTTCCCGCAGGTTACCATTTTCGATCCGGTAGGCACACTGGTGTTCGGCTCTGAACGCTCCTCCACTGCCAACGAGCTCGATCAGGATATCTTCGAATTTACCGACAACTTTTCGTACCTGGTTGGCAAACACAATTTTACTGTTGGCACACACAACGAGTTCTTCAAATTCAGGAACCTGTTCATTAATAACCTGAATGGCCGCTGGGACTTTAACAGCATCGAAGACTTTATTGCCAATAACCCATCCAGAGTGCGGGCAGGCTATTCCTTATCAAATAACCCACGACCAGCCGCCGAATTCAACGCTGCCCAGCTCGGCTTTTACCTGCAGGACGAATACACAGCATCTGAGCGTTTAAAATTAACATTAGGCCTGCGCGTAGACATCCCGGTTTTCCCGGACAAGCCGGAGCGTAACACCAAACTCGAAAGCGACTTCGGAACCCTTTATCCAGGCCTTAGAACAGACCGTACATCAAGCGGACAGGTGCTCTGGGCACCACGCTTTGGGTTTAACTTTACTCCAACCGAAGACAGAACCTTACAGGTAAGGGGTGGTACAGGTATATTTACGGGTCGTGTGCCATTTGTCTGGATGTCGAACCAGTTTGTGAACACAGGTACCATACTAGGAACTATAGATGTGAGCAACCCGGATGAATTTATACCCGACCCAAATAAACAGACAGATGCAGGACCTCCGGTACAGACTGTAGAAGTAAACGTAATTAACGACAACTTTAAACTACCCCGCGTTTGGCGCAGCAACCTGGCCTTCGACTATACATTACCGTTAGAAATTATTGCTACTATAGAGGGTATTTATTCCAAAACACTGAACGATGTGGTGTACCGCGACCTGAACCTGGTAGACCCGATAGGCAAATTAGCCGGCCCCGATAACCGGAATATTTTCTCAGACGCTGATAACAGCCGCCGCCGTAACGGAGATTACACTAACGTTATACTTTTAGATAACACCGACAAAGGCTATCGCTATAGTTTAACAGGCCAGCTTCGTAAAGATTTCACCAATGGCCTTAACACTTCTATTGCCTATACTTATGGTAAATCAAAAGATGTGAACAGCGGCACCAGCTCTACGGCCCTTTCTAACTATGAATTTAACCAGATCGTGAATAACCCGAACGATCCGGAACTGGAATACTCCAGGTATGATGTAAGGCATAGAATTGTAGGTACCGGTGGCTATACTTTCCGGTTCGGAGAAAACCTGGCAACCGGCATCTCCTTATTTTACCAGGGCCAGTCTGGTTTGCCAATTACATTTGTATACTCCCGCGACCTGAACGGCGATGGCAACATTGCAAACGACTTGATATATGTTCCCAGAGATCAGAGTGATATAATACTTGTGCCCTTTACAGATCGTGCCGGTGCAGTTATTCCAGGCTCAGCAACCCCGCAGGAACAATGGGAAGCATTGGATGCACTGATCAGAAGCGATGACTACTTAAGTGACAGAAGAGGCCAGTATGCGGAACGTTACGGAGGTCGTATGCCATGGACCCATCAGTTTGACCTGCGCCTGCTCCAGGACTTCTACTTTACCTCCGGCGAAAATAAGCACACTTTCCAGATCACCTTTGATATTTTTAATGTTGGGAACCTGATAAACAAAGACTGGGGCCGCCAGTATTTTGTTAATAATAATGCGAACGAACTAATCCGGTTTGCAGGCCTTAACGCTGCTGGTGTTCCAACCTTCACATTTAACACAAATACCCGGATCTATAATATATCGCAGTTTGATTCGAGATGGCAGGGCCAGTTAGGGCTACGATACATCTTTAATTAA
- a CDS encoding C40 family peptidase → MASCQSSGPVFSKRGETYKSAREIAAEKRQERKARKLARRNGGNDRPLASKDRTSRTKVKRNLDKDIETVIETARSYTGVPYRWGGTTRVGMDCSGLLCTSFESIDVKLPRTSDEQSRFGKEVRVKDLQEGDLVFFGANRNSNQITHVGLVTEVIDDNNIRFIHASTSLGVIENNLFSAHYQKIFIKAVRPAI, encoded by the coding sequence ATGGCTTCGTGCCAGTCGTCGGGGCCGGTGTTCAGTAAGCGTGGCGAAACCTACAAGTCGGCACGGGAGATAGCTGCAGAAAAACGCCAGGAACGCAAAGCCCGCAAACTGGCCCGCCGAAATGGCGGCAATGACCGCCCGCTGGCATCCAAAGACCGCACCAGCCGCACTAAAGTAAAACGAAACCTGGATAAAGATATTGAAACCGTTATCGAAACAGCCCGCTCCTACACGGGCGTTCCGTACCGCTGGGGAGGCACTACCCGCGTAGGCATGGACTGCTCCGGCCTTTTGTGCACTTCTTTTGAAAGTATAGATGTAAAACTACCCCGGACATCAGACGAGCAAAGCCGGTTTGGGAAAGAGGTAAGAGTTAAAGACCTGCAGGAAGGAGACCTTGTGTTTTTTGGAGCCAACAGGAACAGCAATCAGATTACGCATGTGGGCCTGGTAACTGAAGTGATCGATGATAACAACATTCGCTTTATTCATGCTTCCACTTCACTTGGTGTAATCGAGAACAACCTGTTTTCAGCGCATTACCAGAAAATTTTCATCAAGGCGGTAAGGCCAGCCATTTAA